The sequence below is a genomic window from Candidatus Zixiibacteriota bacterium.
CTTGGCCCGCAGGGTGCGGGTCAGCACCACCTCACGATCTGATTTCCGGCCCAGTAGACTGCCCGGTCCGAAATCCTCGTTGTTATAAGCGAACACGGACTCCCAGCCCAGCTTCTGTTCCAGGTATTCGGCAGTCGTCTGCTGGACGAGGCTGTCTTCGGTGTAGGGAGTCGGGGTCATTCAACGACCTCCCATTGACCGGTTTTTTTGGAGCCGATCCGGCGGATTCGGTTTTGCTGTTTAAGCTTCTGGATATTACGCTTTATCGTAGTCTCGCTCACTTCGAGCCGCTCGGCAAGTGCTGCATAGCTCGCTGAGGGCTCAGTACGTAATACATTTAAAAGGTCATTTATCCGGTCAGAATGACCGGATAAATCAGCGACTTGACCTGTTAATGCCCCTTTATCCGCCAGATCCAGCTCTTCCACAGGTTTGCGGTGAACCGTAGCGGTGAACAAGCAGCCATCGTGATCGTCGACAAAGTCTATGGTCGGCCACTTTTCCAGCGCCCTCTTTATTCCCGAACCCAGGCCATGGTAGGGCAGCAGCCCCTTTGCGATATACGAAACCAAGATTGGGTTGCGGATATTGGAGTTTCCGGTTCGAATCTTCTCCACTGTCAGATTATTGGGCAGATGTCCGGGGCTGATGATCTCGATGCGGTTGTCGAAGACAAACAAGCGAATCGGGGCACTGACCAGATAATCTCGGTGTACCAGGGCATTGACCAGCAGCTCCTCGAAAACCGCCTCGGGAATCTCCGGCAATCCTGGTGCGTTTACTCCACGCCCCGCCTGCACCTTGTGCAAGTTACGCATAACAAAGGCCAGTGCTCCCTCGAAGAGTTTCGGTAGCGGCCCGGAAAAGTCCTCACTGTCGAGGTAGTCGGTGGCGTGGATTTTATTGCCAGGGTATCGGATGGCCTTGACCACGAATTGCGGCACTATCCACTCCGGCTTCTCGGCGAAGAGTAGCACGCCGGCCAGGTTGAGACAACCGTCGTCGGTGGCCAGATTCATGTTTTGCAGCAGCTTGGTCAGGTCCTCGGGGGAATCGGGATACTCCTGTTTGTAAACATCACGCAGAAAATCGCGGAAACGCAGCTTGTCCAGCTTGTCGATCCTCGCCTTGGTGGGTAGTTCATCGCCGTGGAACTGGTTGGTTAACTGGAACAGGCGGCGCAGCTCTTCCTTGGAGTTTACTCTCCGCTTGTCGGCCCCAGCCTTGAGCCAGATCACCCCGTTCTTGTCAAAATAGGGCTTGTCAATCCCCTTAGGTACCGTGAGTACGATAACGATGCGGCCATTTTCAAGCGCCACGTTCTCGGTCTGTACCGCCAGCGGGCTGCGCACCAGATGGCTGGCAGCATTGCTGATAAGCTGATTGATCCGGGCTACATCATACCCTGAGAGTCCCGGTGTCGAACCATCGTCCGACACGCCGATAAAGATGGTGCCGCCATTGGTGTTAGCAAAGGCCGCCATTTCCGAGGCCAGCGACTCGGCATTCTTTACATCCGCCTTGAACTGGCTGGTTGAGTCTTCACCAAGGGCAATTTGCGAGAAAACGTCCTTGAGGTTCATTCGT
It includes:
- a CDS encoding putative DNA binding domain-containing protein translates to MNLKDVFSQIALGEDSTSQFKADVKNAESLASEMAAFANTNGGTIFIGVSDDGSTPGLSGYDVARINQLISNAASHLVRSPLAVQTENVALENGRIVIVLTVPKGIDKPYFDKNGVIWLKAGADKRRVNSKEELRRLFQLTNQFHGDELPTKARIDKLDKLRFRDFLRDVYKQEYPDSPEDLTKLLQNMNLATDDGCLNLAGVLLFAEKPEWIVPQFVVKAIRYPGNKIHATDYLDSEDFSGPLPKLFEGALAFVMRNLHKVQAGRGVNAPGLPEIPEAVFEELLVNALVHRDYLVSAPIRLFVFDNRIEIISPGHLPNNLTVEKIRTGNSNIRNPILVSYIAKGLLPYHGLGSGIKRALEKWPTIDFVDDHDGCLFTATVHRKPVEELDLADKGALTGQVADLSGHSDRINDLLNVLRTEPSASYAALAERLEVSETTIKRNIQKLKQQNRIRRIGSKKTGQWEVVE